One genomic segment of Vulpes vulpes isolate BD-2025 chromosome 2, VulVul3, whole genome shotgun sequence includes these proteins:
- the OR1R1 gene encoding olfactory receptor family 1 subfamily R member 1, with protein MAPGNATAAAEFLLLGLLDGADVHPLLFLLFLGVYLLNALGNLTMVVVVRWDGALRCPMYYFLGHLSLVDVCFTSVTLPRLLAGLLHPGQAVSFQGCFAQMYFFVALGITESYLLAAMSYDRAVAVCRPLHYRAALTPGRCAALVAASWAVAHLHSLLHTLLISALSYPRPAAVRHFFCDMTVMLSLATSDTAAAETAIFSEGLAVVLTPLLLVSLSYARILAAVLALRSAGGRRRALSTCGAHLVVVSLFFGSVLSVYFRPSSAYSARYDRLASVVYAVLTPTLNPFIYSLRNKEVKGALKRGLGWRAASQEW; from the coding sequence ATGGCCCCGGGCAATGCCACGGCAGCCGCAGAGTTCCTCCTCCTGGGCCTGCTGGATGGAGCGGACGTCCACCCGCTGCTCTTCCTGCTTTTCCTCGGTGTCTACTTGCTCAACGCGCTGGGCAACCTgaccatggtggtggtggtgaggtggGACGGGGCCCTCCGCTGCCCCATGTACTACTTCTTGGGCCACCTGAGCCTCGTGGACGTGTGCTTCACGAGCGTCACGCTCCCCAGGCTGCTGGCCGGCCTGCTCCACCCGGGCCAGGCCGTGTCCTTCCAGGGATGCTTTGCCCAGATGTACTTCTTCGTGGCCCTGGGCATCACGGAGAGCTACCTGCTGGCAGCCATGTCCTACGACCGCGCGGTGGCCGTCTGCCGGCCCCTGCACTACCGGGCGGCCCTGACGCCGGGGCGCTGCGCCGCGCTGGTGGCCGCGTCCTGGGCGGTGGCCCACCTGCACTCGCTGCTGCACACGCTGCTCATCTCGGCGCTCTCCTacccgcgccccgccgccgtgCGCCACTTCTTCTGCGACATGACGGTGATGCTGAGCTTGGCCACCTCGGACACGGCGGCCGCGGAGACTGCCATCTTCTCCGAGGGCCTGGCCGTGGTGCTCACCCCGCTGCTCCTCGTGTCGCTCTCCTACGCGCGCATCCTCGCCGCGGTGCTGGCACTGCGGTCGGCCGGGGGCCGGCGCCGCGCCCTGTCCACCTGCGGGGCCCACCTGGTGGTGGTGTCGCTCTTCTTCGGCTCTGTCCTTTCCGTCTATTTCCGGCCCTCGTCTGCCTACTCTGCGCGCTACGACCGCCTGGCCAGCGTGGTCTATGCGGTGCTCACACCCACCTTGAACCCTTTCATCTACAGCCTTCGCAACAAGGAGGTCAAGGGCGCCCTGAAAAGGGGACTCGGGTGGAGGGCTGCGTCCCAAGAGTGGTGA
- the LOC112933088 gene encoding olfactory receptor-like protein DTMT: MKVGNRTFVSEFILLGLPIDPDQRDLFYALFLAMYVTTVLGNLLIIVLIHLDSHLHTPMYLFLSNLSFSDLCFSSVTMPKLLQNMQSQVPSIPYAGCLTQMYFFLFFADLESFLLVAMAYDRYVAICFPLHYTTIMSPKLCFSLLVLSWVLTTFISLLHTLLMARLSFCADNVIPHFFCDMSALLKLACSDIQINEMVIFVLGGLIIFVPFLLISLSYAWIVSSILKVPSARGICKVFSTCGSHLSVVSLFYGTIIGLYLCPSANNSTVKETIMAVMYTVITPMLNPFIYSLRNQDIKGALGRVFSKWTIQLSLFWDSKDK; encoded by the coding sequence ATGAAAGTGGGAAACCGAACTTTCGTCTCAGAATTCATCCTTCTGGGCCTGCCCATTGATCCAGATCAGCGAGACCTGTTCTACGCCCTGTTCCTGGCCATGTATGTTACCACCGTCCTGGGGAACCTACTCATCATTGTCCTCATTCACCTGGACTCGCACCTCCACACACCCATGTATTTGTTTCTCAGCAATTTATCcttctctgacctctgcttctcttctgtcaCAATGCCCAAACTGCTGCAGAACATGCAGAGCCAAGTCCCGTCCATCCCCTATGCTGGCTGCCTGACCCAAATgtacttcttcctgttttttgCAGACCTGGAGAGCTTCCTCCTGGTGgccatggcctatgaccgctatgtggccatctgcttCCCCCTGCACTACACCACCATCATGAGCCCCAAGCTCTGTTTCTCCCTGTTGGTGCTGTCTTGGGTGCTGACCACTTTTATCTCTCTATTGCACACCCTACTCATGGCTCGACTATCTTTCTGTGCTGATAATGTGATCCCCCACTTTTTCTGTGACATGTCAGCTCTACTAAAGTTGGCCTGCTCTGACATTCAGATAAATGAAATGGTGATATTTGTCTTGGGAGGGCTCATCATTTTCGTGCCGTTTCTGTTGATCTCTTTATCCTATGCATGGATTGTGTCCTCCATCCTCAAGGTTCCTTCTGCCAGAGGCATCTGCAAGGTCTTCTCCACCTGTGGTTCCCACCTCTCAGTGGTGTCTCTCTTCTATGGGACAATCATTGGTCTCTACTTGTGCCCCTCAGCTAATAATTCTACTGTTAAGGAGACTATCATGGCTGTGATGTACACTGTGATTACCCCCATGCTGAATCCCTTTATTTACAGCCTGAGGAATCAGGACATAAAAGGAGCCTTGGGAAGAGTCTTTTCAAAGTGGACAATTCAGCTTTCCTTGTTTTGGGACTCTAAagataaatag